A portion of the Nitrospira defluvii genome contains these proteins:
- a CDS encoding PAS domain S-box protein yields MDTAILIVDDDPDIRESLGDMLRHEGYLVESAVSGEDALQRAQQMRFDAAILDIQLPDLHGLSVLKVLTELDASLPVIILTGDATADNTIGSLAKGAFAYLTKPYNSLELKAVLQRALSVKGLAVRAAHVEQALHASEERFRALVESATDAIVLADHEGRIMWWNGAAERMFGYSKQEALGAPLTLVMPERFRAGHQSGITRLAQGGSPALIGKTIEMVGMTKAGDEFPIELSLASWSTHEGVFFSGIIRNIRRRKQAEEAVVRLSHQNALILDSAGEGIFGLDLEGCATFVNTTAARMLGWSAAELIGKTLAPLVSRDAEEVCTRPQDHFSLQAAIRDGAVHRMENDTFRRKDGSRFPVQYVTSPIREEGRPVGAVVVFQDITTRKQLESLQQAQLSISHILAAVGTLEEAIPQLLRVTGEMGPWDLAIFWKRDTSGDRLTCHGTWQRPSTRWDDFMTLCQNSAFPPGMDFPGLTWSAKLPLWIPDVLIDARFTRTPTASRLGVRSACIIPIRTGTNIHGVLELFAGVPRTSDHQLIQILTDTGMKIGQFIDRAQAGSALRATHQMTQNLLASLPGAILLCGRDLQVQYANTLAHRYFSRTGESLVGHSLAECLALTNAATQHLVQEWATLSTESLREPPERECEVAQRLYRYRFFPVAPSVSAPYQIGMVLWDITDDKHLQDQLIQSEKLTSLGTMVSGMAHEINNPAQAILSMAELIQEAEDPGTIKEFAADIVGYARHVSHVVRDFAGYARSTGTESATEVDVAERLLEAVKMARRGPYFGYVDIVTQFDTPAFLRAHKGEIDQVFINLINNAVQAMNGTGRLTLGTAQDGTWIDVTIADTGPGIPAAVRAKIFDPFFTTKPPGKGTGLGLSIVHKIVTRHAGTIAVDSLEGKGTTFRLRFPSLSA; encoded by the coding sequence GTGGACACCGCTATTCTCATTGTCGATGATGATCCGGACATCCGCGAATCTCTGGGGGACATGCTGCGTCACGAAGGCTACCTCGTTGAGAGCGCCGTGTCCGGAGAAGACGCGCTGCAGCGGGCTCAGCAGATGCGGTTCGACGCCGCGATTCTGGATATTCAATTGCCCGATCTCCACGGACTCTCCGTCCTGAAGGTCCTGACGGAGTTGGATGCCTCCCTCCCCGTCATTATCCTGACCGGCGATGCCACGGCGGACAATACCATCGGTTCACTCGCCAAAGGCGCATTTGCCTATCTGACCAAACCATACAACTCCCTGGAACTCAAAGCCGTCCTTCAACGCGCGCTCTCGGTCAAAGGCCTGGCCGTACGGGCTGCCCATGTCGAACAGGCGCTCCATGCCAGCGAAGAACGATTTCGCGCGTTGGTCGAATCGGCGACGGATGCCATCGTGCTGGCCGACCATGAGGGCCGCATCATGTGGTGGAACGGCGCGGCGGAACGGATGTTCGGATACAGCAAGCAGGAGGCGCTCGGAGCCCCTCTCACTCTGGTGATGCCGGAGCGATTTCGCGCCGGGCACCAGAGCGGTATCACCAGGCTTGCGCAAGGAGGATCGCCCGCTCTCATCGGGAAGACCATTGAAATGGTGGGAATGACGAAGGCAGGAGATGAATTCCCGATCGAATTGTCCCTGGCATCATGGAGCACGCATGAGGGCGTCTTTTTCAGCGGCATCATCCGCAACATTCGCAGGCGAAAGCAGGCCGAAGAGGCCGTTGTCCGACTCAGCCATCAGAACGCGCTGATTCTCGATAGCGCCGGAGAAGGCATCTTCGGTCTAGATCTGGAAGGATGCGCAACCTTTGTGAATACCACCGCTGCACGGATGCTGGGATGGAGCGCCGCCGAACTCATCGGGAAAACCTTGGCTCCCTTGGTCTCTAGGGACGCAGAAGAGGTCTGCACGCGCCCTCAGGACCATTTTTCCCTTCAGGCCGCCATCCGCGACGGCGCCGTACACCGCATGGAGAATGATACCTTCAGGAGAAAAGACGGCTCAAGGTTCCCGGTCCAATACGTCACCAGTCCCATCCGTGAAGAGGGCCGCCCTGTCGGCGCCGTGGTCGTCTTTCAGGACATCACGACACGGAAGCAACTGGAAAGCCTGCAACAGGCGCAACTGTCCATCAGCCACATTCTGGCAGCTGTCGGGACTCTTGAAGAAGCCATCCCGCAGTTACTCCGCGTGACCGGCGAGATGGGGCCTTGGGATCTGGCGATCTTCTGGAAGCGGGACACGTCCGGCGACAGACTTACCTGTCACGGGACGTGGCAGCGCCCCTCCACTCGGTGGGACGATTTCATGACCCTCTGCCAAAACAGTGCATTCCCTCCGGGCATGGACTTTCCCGGACTCACCTGGAGTGCGAAACTTCCGCTCTGGATCCCCGATGTCCTGATCGACGCCCGCTTCACGCGAACCCCGACCGCCTCACGGCTCGGCGTCCGCAGCGCCTGCATCATTCCTATTCGAACCGGCACGAATATCCACGGGGTCTTAGAATTGTTTGCCGGTGTGCCTCGCACCTCCGATCACCAGCTGATCCAGATCCTCACCGATACCGGGATGAAGATCGGGCAATTCATCGACCGGGCACAGGCCGGATCGGCCCTCCGAGCCACCCATCAGATGACTCAGAATCTGCTGGCCAGTCTGCCCGGTGCCATCCTACTGTGCGGACGCGACTTGCAGGTTCAGTATGCCAATACCTTGGCACATCGCTATTTTTCCCGTACGGGTGAATCCCTGGTCGGCCATTCTCTTGCCGAATGCCTCGCCCTGACGAACGCCGCCACCCAGCATCTGGTGCAGGAATGGGCCACCCTTTCAACGGAATCGCTTCGCGAACCTCCCGAACGTGAATGCGAAGTCGCCCAGCGACTCTATCGATACCGATTCTTCCCGGTCGCCCCTTCGGTGTCCGCTCCCTACCAGATCGGCATGGTGTTGTGGGATATCACCGATGACAAACATCTACAAGATCAGCTGATTCAGTCCGAGAAGCTGACCAGTCTAGGGACCATGGTGTCCGGCATGGCCCATGAAATTAACAACCCGGCGCAGGCAATCCTCAGCATGGCCGAGTTGATCCAGGAAGCAGAGGACCCGGGAACGATCAAGGAATTTGCGGCCGACATCGTCGGCTACGCCCGCCACGTATCCCACGTCGTTCGGGATTTTGCGGGATACGCCCGCTCAACGGGTACGGAGAGTGCGACCGAAGTCGACGTTGCGGAACGTCTGCTGGAAGCGGTCAAGATGGCTCGACGGGGGCCCTATTTCGGTTACGTCGACATCGTCACTCAATTTGATACACCCGCGTTCCTGCGCGCCCACAAAGGGGAAATCGATCAGGTATTCATCAATCTGATCAACAATGCAGTCCAGGCCATGAACGGCACAGGCCGTTTGACGCTAGGGACGGCCCAGGATGGGACGTGGATCGACGTGACCATCGCCGACACCGGTCCAGGGATCCCCGCCGCCGTGCGGGCGAAGATTTTCGATCCGTTTTTCACCACCAAGCCGCCGGGGAAGGGAACAGGGCTGGGCCTCAGTATCGTCCACAAAATCGTGACACGGCACGCGGGGACCATCGCGGTCGACAGCCTTGAGGGGAAAGGGACAACCTTCCGATTGCGATTCCCGTCACTATCCGCGTAA
- a CDS encoding LolA family protein, protein MLVTGMPALAQPVKPDEPAIDLQALQEVQEVVKKIQARYEKTKDLQASFTQKTRIEGFATPVISTGHFYIKKPGRLRWDYIEPATEEIYVNKDDVKMYVPEHKQVLVGKLTYMAASQAPLQLLQGVAKLDEEFDIEPVATKERGAGGIPLVSLTPKQGRAEPERAIQKIVIEVQPKTYFLKTIALHEVSGNVATFEFSELKPNSGLKDELFDFKAPADVEIVRAPVLSRP, encoded by the coding sequence ATGCTTGTGACCGGAATGCCGGCTCTTGCGCAACCGGTGAAGCCCGATGAGCCGGCGATCGATCTCCAGGCTCTGCAGGAAGTGCAGGAGGTGGTGAAGAAGATTCAGGCGCGGTATGAAAAAACCAAGGATCTCCAGGCCTCGTTCACCCAGAAGACCCGCATCGAGGGATTTGCGACGCCCGTGATCTCCACCGGTCACTTTTACATCAAGAAGCCCGGCCGGCTGCGGTGGGACTATATCGAACCGGCCACGGAAGAAATCTATGTCAATAAAGACGACGTCAAGATGTACGTGCCTGAGCACAAGCAGGTGCTGGTCGGCAAGCTGACCTACATGGCGGCCTCCCAGGCGCCGCTGCAATTGTTGCAGGGCGTAGCCAAGTTGGATGAGGAGTTTGATATCGAACCGGTGGCGACCAAGGAGCGAGGGGCCGGGGGCATTCCGCTGGTGTCGCTGACACCGAAGCAAGGGCGAGCCGAGCCGGAGCGGGCGATTCAGAAAATCGTGATCGAGGTACAGCCGAAAACGTACTTCCTCAAGACCATCGCACTGCACGAGGTCAGCGGCAATGTCGCCACGTTTGAGTTTTCCGAATTGAAGCCGAACAGCGGTCTAAAAGACGAGCTATTTGATTTCAAGGCTCCCGCCGATGTAGAAATCGTGAGGGCGCCGGTGCTGAGCCGACCCTAG
- the rsmA gene encoding 16S rRNA (adenine(1518)-N(6)/adenine(1519)-N(6))-dimethyltransferase RsmA, giving the protein MAPSLPPALKRLGQNFLIDPNIVRKIVSLAALRPEDTVLEIGPGRGALTAGLCAEAGRVIAVEIDPQLQPHLQETLGHCRNLDLRIGDALAFPFGTLPPHTVVVANLPYYVSTPILFALLDARARLDRLVLMLQTEVALRLAAKPDSEDYGVLSVLAQEAAEVELAFRVSPNCFRPRPTVGSAVVRLTIKARDEVDPVRYERFRRLVRAAFAHRRKTLVNSLRDEGYPSERISSALQAVGVPLQARAETLTLDHYRALAAAFDDGESA; this is encoded by the coding sequence ATGGCTCCCTCACTTCCTCCAGCCCTGAAACGGCTCGGGCAGAACTTCCTCATCGATCCGAACATTGTCCGCAAGATCGTGTCCCTGGCGGCGCTTCGCCCGGAGGATACGGTGTTGGAAATTGGACCGGGACGGGGCGCGTTAACGGCGGGGTTGTGCGCGGAGGCCGGGCGGGTGATCGCCGTCGAAATCGACCCGCAATTGCAGCCTCATCTGCAGGAGACGCTAGGCCACTGTCGCAACCTCGACCTTCGGATCGGGGACGCCCTCGCCTTTCCCTTCGGGACCTTGCCGCCGCACACGGTGGTGGTGGCGAACCTTCCGTATTATGTCTCGACCCCGATTCTCTTTGCGCTGCTCGACGCCCGCGCCCGTCTCGATCGTCTGGTGCTCATGCTGCAAACGGAGGTAGCCTTGCGATTGGCTGCCAAACCGGACAGTGAGGACTATGGAGTGCTCTCTGTGCTCGCGCAAGAAGCGGCGGAGGTGGAACTGGCCTTCCGCGTGTCGCCGAATTGTTTTCGCCCCCGGCCGACCGTCGGCTCCGCAGTGGTGCGTCTCACTATCAAGGCCCGGGATGAAGTCGATCCGGTCCGGTATGAGCGATTCCGGCGTCTGGTACGGGCCGCGTTTGCTCACCGGCGAAAGACGTTGGTCAATTCGTTGCGTGACGAGGGATATCCATCGGAGCGGATTTCCTCGGCGCTTCAGGCGGTCGGAGTCCCCTTGCAGGCTCGCGCGGAGACGCTGACGCTCGATCACTACCGCGCCCTCGCTGCTGCGTTCGACGATGGCGAGTCGGCGTGA
- a CDS encoding DNA translocase FtsK, with product MGVSTTAKRGDARSAPSRPSHVKREVIGVLLIAAGLLILLSLVSFVPGDAKSMAASGAAGTQPKNMIGSVGALSAAACFFLVGGAAYLFPILLGLLGARCFTPIPLTVRLRHAGSGLVAMVFLSGLLHLEVTAVPTISSGWVNRGLAGGIVGQVLADGIRGYFATTGAHIVILTGLMVALLFTVPLSLTLLLQRLPDWWTAARERMAGLIPDWPVKQESPTSQPKRARVKVARPPREMGEPELDREVQVVAEAVEQIAAPVIPPKIQPPMKVEKRATTSDESAPAVATSPSVSDGYVLPDPQELLSDPSGPIARLSDDELKLQSEILTKALKSFAIEGRVTEVRPGPVVTMYEFEPAPGTKVARIVNLADDLALALKAISLRIVAPLPGKSVVGIEVPNPHREMVSMKEVVTSDAFSRSRSKLSLALGKDIFGGAVCADLKTMPHLLVAGATGAGKSVGLNTMLLSILFSARPDEVKLLLIDPKMLEFQSYDGIPHLLRPVITDPKSAARGLGWVVQEMERRYKLLAEAGVRSIDAYNRRISEVQGAVSDVWQSGKPEQVELTFLSEEERLSKGEDAEPAGDNGPRDSVKASPPEPLPYIMVMIDELADLMMVAPKDVEDKIARLAQMARASGIHLVLATQRPSVDVLTGLIKANFPARIAFQVSSKTDSRTILDANGAEALLGRGDMLYLASGTGKLMRIHGSFVSDDDVRRVVEFVKKQALPSYCRELQSLKVEEAEEEQAKDEVYEQAKDLVLSTGQASASLIQRRLRVGYPRAARMIEQMEADGVVGAAGRDGRREVLGRRGPVGGDEE from the coding sequence ATGGGTGTATCCACCACGGCAAAGCGCGGTGACGCCCGCTCAGCCCCTTCCCGTCCCTCTCATGTGAAGCGCGAAGTGATCGGGGTTCTCCTGATCGCCGCCGGTCTCTTGATCCTGCTCAGTCTGGTGTCGTTTGTTCCCGGCGACGCCAAGTCGATGGCGGCATCCGGAGCAGCCGGCACTCAGCCTAAGAACATGATCGGGTCGGTCGGTGCGCTGTCGGCGGCGGCCTGTTTCTTTTTGGTCGGCGGTGCCGCCTATCTCTTTCCGATTCTCCTTGGCCTGCTCGGTGCCCGCTGTTTCACGCCGATTCCGCTCACCGTGCGACTCAGACATGCCGGAAGCGGTCTGGTCGCCATGGTGTTCTTGAGCGGGTTGCTGCATTTAGAAGTCACGGCCGTTCCGACGATTTCAAGTGGATGGGTCAATCGCGGCCTGGCCGGCGGGATCGTCGGGCAGGTGCTGGCCGACGGCATCCGCGGCTATTTTGCTACCACCGGTGCGCATATTGTGATCCTCACCGGGTTGATGGTAGCCCTGCTGTTTACCGTGCCCCTGTCGCTGACGTTGTTGCTGCAGCGACTCCCGGATTGGTGGACAGCGGCTCGCGAACGAATGGCTGGGTTGATCCCGGATTGGCCGGTGAAGCAAGAATCGCCGACGAGTCAACCGAAGCGGGCCCGTGTGAAGGTCGCCCGTCCGCCACGCGAGATGGGGGAACCGGAACTGGACCGCGAGGTGCAAGTGGTCGCTGAGGCCGTTGAGCAGATTGCGGCTCCCGTGATCCCGCCGAAGATTCAGCCTCCGATGAAGGTGGAAAAGCGTGCGACGACCTCAGATGAGTCCGCCCCGGCTGTGGCGACAAGCCCATCCGTATCCGACGGCTACGTGCTGCCGGACCCGCAAGAATTGCTCAGTGATCCCTCAGGTCCCATCGCTCGTCTTAGCGACGACGAACTGAAGTTGCAGTCTGAAATCCTGACCAAGGCTTTGAAAAGTTTCGCGATCGAGGGCCGCGTCACAGAAGTGCGCCCCGGGCCGGTCGTGACCATGTATGAATTTGAGCCGGCGCCCGGCACCAAGGTTGCGCGCATCGTGAACCTGGCCGATGACCTGGCGCTCGCGCTCAAAGCCATCAGCCTGCGCATCGTGGCCCCCTTGCCGGGAAAATCCGTCGTGGGGATTGAAGTGCCGAACCCGCATCGGGAGATGGTCTCCATGAAGGAGGTCGTCACCAGCGACGCCTTTTCACGCTCACGCTCGAAATTGAGTCTGGCGCTCGGGAAGGACATTTTCGGCGGTGCGGTCTGTGCCGATTTGAAAACCATGCCGCATCTGCTCGTGGCCGGTGCCACCGGGGCCGGCAAGAGCGTGGGCCTCAACACCATGCTGCTCAGCATTCTGTTCAGCGCGCGGCCGGACGAAGTGAAATTGCTCCTCATCGATCCCAAGATGCTGGAGTTCCAGAGTTACGATGGAATTCCGCACCTCCTACGCCCCGTCATCACCGATCCCAAGTCGGCGGCGCGAGGGCTGGGATGGGTCGTGCAGGAAATGGAGCGGCGATACAAACTGCTGGCCGAGGCCGGGGTACGCAGTATCGACGCGTACAATCGGCGGATTTCCGAGGTGCAGGGTGCCGTGTCCGATGTCTGGCAATCGGGCAAACCCGAACAGGTCGAATTGACGTTTCTGTCCGAAGAAGAACGGCTCTCGAAGGGTGAAGATGCGGAACCGGCCGGCGACAATGGGCCCAGGGATTCGGTCAAGGCGAGCCCGCCGGAACCGTTGCCGTACATTATGGTGATGATCGACGAGTTGGCCGATCTGATGATGGTGGCGCCCAAAGACGTGGAGGATAAAATCGCTCGTCTTGCTCAGATGGCCCGCGCTTCAGGAATCCATCTGGTGCTGGCGACGCAGCGGCCGTCGGTCGATGTTTTGACCGGATTGATCAAGGCCAACTTTCCTGCCAGGATCGCGTTTCAAGTATCTTCGAAAACCGATTCGAGGACGATTCTCGATGCCAACGGCGCGGAGGCGCTGCTCGGTCGCGGCGACATGCTGTACCTCGCCTCGGGGACTGGCAAGTTGATGCGCATCCACGGGTCTTTTGTGTCGGATGACGACGTGCGCCGCGTGGTGGAATTCGTCAAGAAACAGGCCTTGCCGTCCTACTGCCGGGAGCTGCAGTCCCTCAAGGTAGAGGAGGCTGAGGAGGAACAGGCGAAGGACGAGGTGTACGAACAGGCGAAGGATCTGGTGCTCTCGACGGGCCAGGCCTCCGCTTCGTTGATCCAGCGCCGCTTGCGCGTCGGGTATCCGCGGGCGGCACGCATGATCGAGCAAATGGAGGCGGACGGCGTGGTCGGCGCGGCCGGTCGTGATGGACGCCGTGAAGTGCTGGGACGTCGCGGCCCAGTTGGTGGAGATGAGGAATGA
- a CDS encoding 2OG-Fe(II) oxygenase, translating into MTQACVSGVTEAVDRAIAALDLDRLERDYWEQNEFLYIPQFLPREFVEAELTSQAQALKSGLNRNYIPGHKKGGSVSYYTVREQAPQFMDLYRSDAFRAMLNRLTRVNLLLCPDNDPHSCALYYYTEAGDHIGYHYDTSYYKGARYTILMGLLDHSQQCRLVCDLFKDVSGKEPVHMELATAPGDLVIFNGDKLWHAVTPLGEQEERIVLTMEYVTNPDMGPLKRLYSNLKDSFAYFGLRSVFKRAYSSASRP; encoded by the coding sequence ATGACGCAAGCCTGTGTAAGCGGAGTGACCGAAGCGGTGGATCGGGCTATCGCTGCCCTGGATCTCGACCGATTGGAGCGGGATTATTGGGAGCAGAACGAGTTTCTGTACATCCCTCAATTCTTACCGCGTGAGTTTGTCGAGGCCGAGTTGACGTCACAGGCGCAGGCCCTCAAATCCGGGCTGAACCGGAACTACATCCCCGGACATAAGAAGGGCGGCAGCGTGAGCTATTATACGGTGAGAGAGCAGGCGCCGCAGTTCATGGACCTGTATCGCTCCGATGCCTTTCGGGCCATGCTCAACCGGTTGACCAGGGTCAACCTCCTGCTGTGTCCCGATAACGATCCGCATTCCTGCGCGTTGTATTACTACACGGAAGCCGGCGATCACATCGGGTATCATTACGACACCTCTTACTACAAAGGTGCGCGCTACACCATTCTGATGGGATTGCTCGATCACTCGCAGCAATGTCGCCTCGTCTGCGACCTGTTCAAGGACGTGTCGGGTAAGGAGCCGGTCCACATGGAACTGGCCACGGCTCCCGGCGACCTGGTGATATTCAACGGCGACAAACTCTGGCATGCCGTGACCCCGCTTGGTGAGCAGGAAGAGCGCATTGTGTTGACCATGGAATATGTCACGAATCCCGACATGGGACCGTTAAAGCGACTCTATTCCAATCTGAAAGATTCCTTCGCCTACTTCGGCCTCCGTTCGGTGTTCAAGCGCGCCTATTCTTCCGCTTCCCGGCCATAA